One part of the Sorangiineae bacterium MSr11954 genome encodes these proteins:
- a CDS encoding tetratricopeptide repeat protein: MKTVLVGLVLGTATAAFTTVTTGCSRNNIEAVNLSNEGDKARQSNIDEAISKYEQATNLDPTNHRIMWKLATAYQKKEAWDKVASTCSRAEKLAPKHANYFFLHGYALAKQAAKGPSGWADAKGPLATAIQLDPNYADAHFELANVLLHLDDEAGALQNYSEAIQKKPDEGAYYGPLADLYIRLNFFEQADQVLKEGVAFVKPDDVTAQFVLRSLAGEVKEVRGDFNGAIAEFDAAKKACGACNEKGQQIAYFNLGFAYSKAQPPRKNEAVAQLTKFQTTVCKGSAANRYADECAQAQEILKQLNGS; this comes from the coding sequence ATGAAGACGGTACTCGTGGGGCTCGTACTCGGAACGGCAACGGCCGCGTTTACCACCGTCACGACGGGCTGCAGCCGAAACAACATCGAGGCAGTGAACCTGTCCAACGAAGGGGACAAGGCTCGCCAGAGCAACATCGATGAGGCGATATCGAAGTACGAGCAGGCGACCAATCTCGATCCGACCAACCACCGGATCATGTGGAAGCTGGCGACGGCGTATCAGAAGAAAGAGGCGTGGGACAAAGTCGCCTCCACCTGCTCGCGGGCCGAAAAGCTAGCGCCCAAACACGCCAATTACTTCTTTTTGCACGGCTACGCGCTGGCCAAGCAGGCGGCCAAAGGCCCCTCCGGGTGGGCCGACGCCAAAGGTCCCCTGGCCACCGCGATTCAGCTCGATCCCAATTACGCGGACGCACACTTCGAGCTGGCCAATGTGCTCCTGCACCTCGACGACGAAGCAGGTGCACTTCAAAATTATAGCGAGGCAATTCAAAAGAAGCCGGACGAGGGCGCCTATTACGGCCCCCTGGCCGACCTCTACATTCGCCTGAACTTCTTCGAGCAGGCCGATCAAGTCCTCAAAGAGGGGGTCGCGTTCGTCAAGCCGGACGACGTCACCGCGCAGTTCGTCCTCCGCTCGCTCGCCGGCGAGGTGAAAGAAGTGCGCGGCGATTTCAACGGCGCCATCGCCGAATTCGACGCGGCCAAGAAGGCGTGCGGCGCGTGCAACGAGAAGGGCCAGCAGATCGCCTACTTCAACCTCGGGTTTGCTTACTCCAAAGCCCAACCGCCGCGAAAGAACGAGGCGGTCGCGCAGCTCACCAAATTCCAAACGACCGTCTGCAAAGGCAGCGCGGCCAACCGCTACGCGGATGAATGCGCTCAGGCGCAGGAAATCCTCAAGCAGCTGAATGGGAGCTGA